CGGTGTGTGGTCCTGTTGCTGGTTGGGTGCGCGGGGTTTGCGGCGGGGCGGCCCGGAAGCTGGCGTGGGCGAGTCGGCTGGTCTGCAGCGTGCGGACGTCGATCTGTCGTTCGCCGGGTTGTGTCGTTTCGAGGTCACCCAGCGCCAGCTCGGCTAGCCGACCATCACACCCCGTTCGAGTGGTACCGCAGCCACGAAGAGTTGCCTACTCTCGTCAGATGCCTCTCACGCCGAAGCAGCGAATTATTACGACCACCGGGTTGACCATGGCGCAGGCAACCAAAGGCCTCGCAGCAGAGATGGCAAAGCTCCCCGGAACATTTCGAGTGGTCTCGCTCAGCATTGCCACCCTCGTAATGAAGCAAGTCGGCGGGATGTTCACGTTCGAGGCTGTGGCCGTCGTCGAGCAATGCGACGACACACCACATGCCGAGGTGGTTGCCCGGATCGAGAAGGTCCAGTACTCGAGCCTCCGTGTCCAGGTCCTTGCCGGAGGGAAGAGCAATCGCGTCAAAGTCGTGGCAACGAAGCGATGGGTCAACGACTCGGAAAGAGCCAAGCTAGCTGATCGCGAGTTCCTTCTTAGGCGTGAGCCGGATAACCCAGCGGATCGCAACGCGATTGCGGTGTTCTCGCATGAGCGAAAGCTCGGTTACGTACCCGCGGTCGAGGCGCATCAGCTAAGCCCACTCCTCGACAAGTTCGCGACCGTCGATGGGTTCGTCGTGGACGGCGCGACTCAGGATGACGACAACGAGATGTCGTTCTTCGTCGATCTACCTGAGCTCGAGTAATCCCGAGCGACTAATCACTCGGGCGACCGGCTCCCTTCCCGCTGCCGGCGCTGGGTCACGATGTCGGCGAACACGACACGTGGCGGCTGGTAGTCCAAGGTGTCATGTCGGG
This region of Planctomonas sp. JC2975 genomic DNA includes:
- a CDS encoding HIRAN domain-containing protein produces the protein MPLTPKQRIITTTGLTMAQATKGLAAEMAKLPGTFRVVSLSIATLVMKQVGGMFTFEAVAVVEQCDDTPHAEVVARIEKVQYSSLRVQVLAGGKSNRVKVVATKRWVNDSERAKLADREFLLRREPDNPADRNAIAVFSHERKLGYVPAVEAHQLSPLLDKFATVDGFVVDGATQDDDNEMSFFVDLPELE